The nucleotide sequence TGTCCCAAATGCGGGTGTACACTGGGGGAACGCGAGCATCGGGGTGTAAAAATCGACGAGTGTCCCGAGTGTGGAGGAATGTGGCTCGACAAGGGCGAACTCGAACTGATCGGGGAGATGGATGCACGGTCATCCGGTTTCATGCAGTCGGTGTTCCGACGCCGCGGTTAATGGCGGCGCGCGGTGGGACGATTCTCGAGAATGCCGATTCCCTTTATCGTTCTGCCGCGGAGTGCGGTCGCCAGCACAGGCGCTATGCGCGATTGATGGAAAACGGCAGTACGGACGCGGAACAGGGGTTGGCGCTCGAGGTAGTGAAAATGTCCGACGACGGTTTGTCGGCTGCGGTTGTGGCGTACGAGAAGGCGGCAAACAAGTCGCCAGGCCCTGGCGATGCTGCCTGGTGGCATAAGGCAAACATGCTCTGGCATGCGAGCAGGGAGTATATCCGGCATCATGCTTTTTGCGATGGCGTCGCCAGGCGAAAGGATATGCATGGCCGTGACGAGCTTGGTGAGATGGCTGTCGAGTTCGACCTCGAGGCATCAGCGCTGCTCGCTCTCAGGATGGCTGCGGATTCCTACGGGGCTGTGAGACCCGGGGTGGAGTGACCTAGTCGCTGCCGGATTTTGGCGGCGATCATTTCGATGGCGATCGAGTTGTGCCCGCCGCGTGGTACGATGATATCCGCGTAGCGCTTGCTTGGCTCGACAAACTGAAGGTGCATCGGCTGAACGGTTGACAGATACTGTTCGATGATCTCGTCGAGGGGCCGCCCTCGCGAGGAGATGTCCCGCTCGAGGCGCCTGATGAGGCGGATATCGGCGTCGGCGTCGACGAACACTTTTACATCGCAAAGGTCGCGAACCCGTTGGTCCACGAAGAGCAGGATTCCGTCGATGACAATTACGTCGGACGGCTCGACGGCAACGGCATCTTCGGATCGCAGGTGCGAGATGAAATCGTAGATCGGTTTTTGGATTGCTTTTCGGGCGGCGAGCCGGGACAGGTGATTGGTGAGCAGGTCGAAATCGAAGGCGTCCGGGTGATCCCAGTTGACTTTTCTGCGCTCCTCGAGTGGGAGGGTGGTGAAATTTCTGTAATAGGCATCCATGTCGATAAACGCGACGGACAGGGACGTGAGTGCGTCAGCGACGTTCCGGGCGACGGTCGATTTGCCACTGCCGGAGCCGCCGGCAATACCGATGATGAGTGGCTTGGACACGCGTGGAAATGTACGGCTCCGGCTGGTGGCTTGCGGAGTTCGGTGCGTGTCGGTGCATCCGGTGTTCCCGGGAGGCTTGATTCGGTATTCAGCTGGTGTTGTCGGCAGAGGTCGGAAAGTGGCTGGCAGGTTGTTGTGATTGGGGGATGTAAGGGGTTGCAGTGACAGATGGTACGC is from Gemmatimonadaceae bacterium and encodes:
- the udk gene encoding uridine kinase, whose amino-acid sequence is MQAPPDPPYSLNIDSIQSIAYHLSLQPLTSPNHNNLPATFRPLPTTPAEYRIKPPGNTGCTDTHRTPQATSRSRTFPRVSKPLIIGIAGGSGSGKSTVARNVADALTSLSVAFIDMDAYYRNFTTLPLEERRKVNWDHPDAFDFDLLTNHLSRLAARKAIQKPIYDFISHLRSEDAVAVEPSDVIVIDGILLFVDQRVRDLCDVKVFVDADADIRLIRRLERDISSRGRPLDEIIEQYLSTVQPMHLQFVEPSKRYADIIVPRGGHNSIAIEMIAAKIRQRLGHSTPGLTAP
- a CDS encoding zf-TFIIB domain-containing protein, whose product is MATEEKPSRNEDEYFARHDAELMKDRRARLDEERTKQERTAHSNKCPKCGCTLGEREHRGVKIDECPECGGMWLDKGELELIGEMDARSSGFMQSVFRRRG